In Sorghum bicolor cultivar BTx623 chromosome 8, Sorghum_bicolor_NCBIv3, whole genome shotgun sequence, one genomic interval encodes:
- the LOC8071524 gene encoding glycine-rich RNA-binding protein 1 produces MAASDVEYRCFVGGLAWATDDNSLHSAFSTYGEVLESKIILDRETQRSRGFGFVTFSTEEAMRSAIEGMNGKELDGRNITVNEAQSRGGRGGGGGGGYGGGRGGGGGYGRRDGGGGGYGGGGGGYGGGRGGYGGGGGGYGGGGGGYGGGSRGGGGYGNSDGNWRN; encoded by the exons ATGGCGGCGTCGGACGTTGAGTACCGCTGCTTCGTCGGCGGCCTCGCTTGGGCCACCGACGACAACTCCCTCCACTCCGCCTTCAGCACCTACGGCGAGGTCCTCGAGTCCAAG ATCATCCTGGATCGGGAGACGCAGAGGTCTCGTGGCTTCGGCTTCGTCACCTTCTCGACGGAGGAGGCGATGCGGAGCGCCATCGAGGGTATGAACGGCAAGGAGCTCGACGGCCGCAACATCACCGTCAACGAGGCCCAGTCCCGCGGCGGccgtggaggcggcggcggcggcgggtacgGCGGGGgccgtggaggcggtggcggctaCGGCCGCCGTgatggaggtggtggtggctacggcggtggcggcggcggctacgGCGGTGGCCGTGGAGGctacggcggtggcggtggcggctatggcggtggcggcggcggctacgGTGGTGGCagccgcggcggcggtggctacGGCAACTCCGATGGGAACTGGAGGAACTGA